Part of the Oncorhynchus kisutch isolate 150728-3 linkage group LG2, Okis_V2, whole genome shotgun sequence genome, CTTTGTGCTGGACACATCGGGTGGAGAGTGGTGGTACGCCCACAACAGCACTGAGATGGGTTACATCCCTGCAGCATACGTCCAACCTATCAACTACCGGGACTCCTCATTCAGTGACAGCGGTATGATCGACAGCCTAGGAGACTGCTCTGTTGAGGAGGGAGCCAAGGAGCTGGACCTCCTTGAAGATTGGACCGGGGTGTTCCTGAAACCCACTGCCCCCCAAAACGGGAACCCCTTTGCCCCCCATCACCAGCCCCTTAGTCGTAGCGCTACCAACCCTTTCCTCAATGGAGCCCTTCAGGGTTCGCTGGATCAGAACAGTAATGAAAACAGTAAGTCAGTGGATCTTCTTCTTTTTGACACAGCACCCTCTGTCCCACCAAACCCCACCAGCAGCACTGCCAACATCAATGGCTTTGGCAGTGACATCTTTGATCTGAACCACATCAGCCCCAACCTGGGAGTGGGCCAGACCTTACGCAGGGACAACCCATTCTTCAGGAGCAAGCGATCCTATAGTCTCTCAGAACTTTCCATCCTGCAGGCTCAGAATGACGCCCCAAAGGCATCCTCCAGTTTTTTTGGAGGCCTAAAAGCACCTGCGCCTGAGCAGTTCCAGAGCCGAGAGGATTTCCGGGAAGCATGGCTCAATCACCGCAAGCAAGCCAGGTCCTGCCATGACCTGGACTCCTTGGGCCAGAACCCAGGCTGGGGCCAAACACAGCCGGTAGAGACCAACATTGTCTGCCGTCTAGACAGCTCTGGAGGAGCTGTCCAGCTTCCAGACACAAGCATCAGCATTCACATCCCTGAGGGCCACGTGGCCCCTGGAGACACCCAGCAGATCTCCATGAAGGCCCTGCTGGACCCTCCTCTGGAACTCAACAATGACCGCTGCACCACTGTGAGCCCCGTTGTGGAGATCAAACTCAGCAACATGGAGACCAAAACCACAGTCACCCTTGAGATGAACGTGTCAGTTGTGGTGAAGAAGGAGAGCAGACAGATGACAGAGGTCATGTGTGTGAGGAGTGACTGCAAGGAGGGCCCCTACACTCCAATCCCACAGGCGTACATGTATGGGGACACCGTCCAGGTCTGTCTGGATTACCTCGAACCCTGCATGTATGTGTCTGTTGTAGCCCAGGCACAGTCGGTTGCTCCAGGCACCACAGTTTGGGATAACGTGGTGAAAAAGGTCACCCTGGGCGTCTATGGGCCTAAGCACATTCACCCCTCCTTTAAGACTGTGGTGGCTATCTTCGGCCATGACTGTGCCCCAAAGACATTACTGGTGAGTGAGGTGGGGAGGCAGGCCCACTCTGCTCCTCCAGTGGCCCTTCAGCTCTGGGGGAAGCACCAGTTTGTCCTGGCTAGACCACAGGATCTTCGGGTCGGGGTTTACTCCAATATGGCCAACTATGAGGTCAAGGACAGTGAGCAGGCCAGGGTGGTCAGGGGGTTCCAGGTCAAACTGGGAAAGGTTAGCCGGCTTGTCTATATGATTGCCTCACGCACTGCTGACGATGTCTCAGATTTCACATTGCGGGTCCAGGTCAAGGATGACCAGGACTGTATTCTCGCCCAGTTCTGCGTTCAAACACCAACACCTCCACCCAAGACTGGTCCACGGACGTCTGCGCAGAGGCGCTTCCTGAAGAAGAAGGAAGTAGGGAAAATTGTTTTGTCCCCTCTGGCAATCACTAACAAGTATCCTGTGTTCCATGACCAACGAATCCACAACCTGAAGTTTGGTAAATTTATCAAAACAGTCATCCGTCAGACCAAGAACCAATACTTACTGGAGTACAAAAAGGGGGATTACGTTGCCCTTCTAAGCGAGGAGAAAATCAAACTGAAGGGACAGTTGTGGACTAAGGAATGGTACATTGGTTACTATCATGGTAGGACAGGACTTGTCCATGCAAAAAATGTTCTGGTGGTGGGGAAAGTGAAGCCCATATACTTCAGCGGTGCTGAACTTACCACTACACTCTTACTGGAGCAGATACTTAAGCCCAGCAAGTTCCTGACGTACATCTATGCCTCTGTAAGGACTATACTGATGGAGAACGTAGGAAGCTGGAGGGCGTTTGCTGATGCCCTGGGTTACGTCAACCTACCACTGACACATTTCTGCCGTACAGAGCCTGACAGTGAGCCTGAGAGGGTGGCGTCTGTTCTGGAGAAGCTGAAGGAGGACTGCAACAATGCAGAGGGCAAGGAGAGGAAGTCCTTCCAGAAGGAACTGATGACTGTAAGTAATGGCCTAGGGCAGGGTTCCGCAACTGGAGGTTTCCccagttttctgagcaaaaaaatataaaaatatacagtactagccaaacgtttggacacatactcattccagggtttttctttagttttacaattcatgtagtaactaaaaaagtgttaaacaaaaaaatatatagtatcCAACCTTTGCCATGATgaatctttgcacactcttggcattctctcaaccagcttcatgaggtagtcacctggaatgaatttcaatgaaTAGGTttcccttgttaaaagttaatttgtggaatttctttcctaaaagaatctaaaatatatttttatttgttttacacttttatggttactacatgattccatatgtgttatttcatagttttcgatgtcttcactattattctacaatatagtacaaataaagaaatgaggtgttcaaacttttgactcgtagtgtgtgtgtgtgtgtacatacagttgaagtcagaagtttacatacaccttagtcaaatacatttaaactcagtttttcacaattcccgacATTTAGTCCTAAGAAAAATTCCCTGTCtacatcagttaggatcaccactttattttaataatgtgaaatgtcagaataatagtacagagaattatttatttcaactatttcttacatcacattcccagtgggtcagaagtttacatacactcaattagtatttggtagcattgcctttaaattgtttaacttgggtcaaacatttcgggtagccttcaacaataaattggccctttcctcctgacagatctggtgtaactgagtcaggtttgtaggcctgcttgctcgcacatgctttttcagttctgcccacaaattttctatgggattgaggtcagggctttgtgatggccactccaataccttgacttcgttgtccttaaggcattttgcacaactttggaagtatgcttggggtcattgtccatttggaagacccatttgcaaccaagctttaacttcctgactgatgtcttgagatgttgcttcaatatatccacttaattttacccctcatgaagccatcttttttgcgaagtgcaccagtccctcctgcagcaaagcactcccacaacattatgctgccaccctcgCCTCGAGctggcaagcctccccctttttcctccacacataacgagggccattatggccaaacagttctatttttttttcatcagaccagtgtacatttctccaaaaagtacgatctttgtccccatgtgcagttgcaaaccgtagtctggcattcttttgtggttttggagcagtggcttcttccttgctgagaggactttcaggttatgtcgatataggactcattttaatgtggatatagacactttttgtacctgtttcctccagcatcttcacaaggtcctttactgttgttctgggattgatttgcacttttcacaccaacgtACGATCATctctacaaaagtatctatatccacatttttttttgttgctaggattaaatgtcaggaattatgaaaaactgagtttaaatgtatttggctaatgtgtatgtgaacttctgacttcaactgtatgtacatattccattaaaaatctgccgtttccagctacaatagtcatttacaacattaataatgtctacgCTGTatctctgatcaatttgatgttattttaatggataaaaacgtgcttttctttcaaaaacaaggacatttataagtgaccccaaacttttgaatggtagtgtataaattatatataaatacacacacataacTTTTTTGTATTATTGTTGGACATGAAATACTtttaaaaacaccagcaaattaGTATCAAGTGATTTtcaattttggaaatctgttcccaagtattcccgcgcataatagagagacgtgATCATATACGAATCTAAGCAATGTTTGAAATGATTATATTTTAGTTCAATGTTATCTGTTTGGGCTTCAGTCTTAAATGGTTGTCTATATCTGTCAATCTTTTTTTTGCGTGATTCACTTAATTTTTTCTtgaaaccaggtttccatccaacctttttatgcgagtCAAGTACATTTCTGAAAGAAAAAtgtcacgacaggcctgatggaaacaacTCTCGTCAAGGTCGGATATTTTTGTGCCGGTAAAATTAATTATACGAGAAATGGTAGTGGTAATGCTTTTATGCTCAAATATTGAtaaaataaccatcatatcaaagtaaatTTGGAGTCACACAACGacattgtgtggtcctcccactacgactcgggaaagcaGTTTATTAGtctacagattaaataagttctgatgaacttcacagggtgatgAAAGTGCATGGTGATTAGGTTGATGAGTCTTTCAAATAAATATTGAGCGTTTTATTCTGatgacatgatgattgatgcttggctgccatttgacattaaaaaaaaatcttgctCTATTTGTCCACAAATAATCTCATTATGTAGTCCGGTGTTTCCCAACTCTAGCCCTCAAGTatccccaacagcacacatttttggtGTTGCCCTCggcaagcacacctgattcaacttgtcaactaatcatcaagccgtcaatgagttgaatcagatGAGTTTGTCTGGGGCttcaacaaaaatgtgtgctgttgagaatactggaggactggagttgggaaacacagaCGTAGGCTTTACCCACACTGTATCTGAAAGttgttggctagagtgcacgtgccaagaccagagtgggcacatttgctataaaacacattgttttgggacaaaaccatcagtagagttgaaaatgtgatggaaatcCATTTAAACTAGTATTTGTTATTccgtacatgggaatttaaccacaAAAGTCATTTTATGTTCActtcatcacgcacagccttttatccgcaACCAATCAGTTTGATAGAAACGCTTCGCTGGTtgggaaaatgcgcatatttataatatttgcatgaaaatctgtcgccaaatGGATGGAAACCGAGGTTATGTGTTTAGCACTTTTGTTTCTTCTGTTTGTTCTAGTGTGCATATTTGTGTCTTGTGTTTGGTCTTGTGTGTGCGCTGTGCCTGCATCTGTCTCTATACTTGTGTGTCTAGCTTAGGTCTTTTTCAGGTCAGTTGTGGCTTTGGTTCCTTATCTACTTACAGCTGCCTGAGGCTATGGTCCAGTGGGCTAATTCTGTTGAGTGTGCAGTCAATAAGTGCTGCGTGGGCATCAGGGTCTTATGGGGACTAGAGAGTTGTGGAGAGCAGCAGAATATTTTGGCACAGCACAAACCCACACCTCTGTCTCGAAAACATTGAGTTAGAGATACTGTATGTGCTGCATTCGTAAATCCAAATCATGGCTCAGCCTGTGTTGATAATGCTCCGTCTTCATTTCTAG contains:
- the LOC109867308 gene encoding SH3 domain-binding protein 4 → MAAHRIRATNNIALPRCKSEGTLIDLSDGVSESNCLTDVKVPSPSALRLDATASFGTAREVIAIKDYCPSSFTTLKFSKGEHLFVLDTSGGEWWYAHNSTEMGYIPAAYVQPINYRDSSFSDSGMIDSLGDCSVEEGAKELDLLEDWTGVFLKPTAPQNGNPFAPHHQPLSRSATNPFLNGALQGSLDQNSNENSKSVDLLLFDTAPSVPPNPTSSTANINGFGSDIFDLNHISPNLGVGQTLRRDNPFFRSKRSYSLSELSILQAQNDAPKASSSFFGGLKAPAPEQFQSREDFREAWLNHRKQARSCHDLDSLGQNPGWGQTQPVETNIVCRLDSSGGAVQLPDTSISIHIPEGHVAPGDTQQISMKALLDPPLELNNDRCTTVSPVVEIKLSNMETKTTVTLEMNVSVVVKKESRQMTEVMCVRSDCKEGPYTPIPQAYMYGDTVQVCLDYLEPCMYVSVVAQAQSVAPGTTVWDNVVKKVTLGVYGPKHIHPSFKTVVAIFGHDCAPKTLLVSEVGRQAHSAPPVALQLWGKHQFVLARPQDLRVGVYSNMANYEVKDSEQARVVRGFQVKLGKVSRLVYMIASRTADDVSDFTLRVQVKDDQDCILAQFCVQTPTPPPKTGPRTSAQRRFLKKKEVGKIVLSPLAITNKYPVFHDQRIHNLKFGKFIKTVIRQTKNQYLLEYKKGDYVALLSEEKIKLKGQLWTKEWYIGYYHGRTGLVHAKNVLVVGKVKPIYFSGAELTTTLLLEQILKPSKFLTYIYASVRTILMENVGSWRAFADALGYVNLPLTHFCRTEPDSEPERVASVLEKLKEDCNNAEGKERKSFQKELMTALLKMDCQGLVARLVMDFVLLTTAVEVAGRWRELAERLAKVSRLQMDAYEAPHRNKNGVVDNEAMWKPAYDFLLTWAAQIGDSYRDVIQELHMGLDKMKSPITKRWKHLTGTLILVNCLDMLRSSAFSSASQDDCAI